The following proteins are encoded in a genomic region of Oncorhynchus kisutch isolate 150728-3 unplaced genomic scaffold, Okis_V2 scaffold3813, whole genome shotgun sequence:
- the LOC116371892 gene encoding proline-rich protein 2-like, with protein sequence MRFGDLVSQPLGLLAAAASATTPASATSSASATSPASATSPVSATPPASATSQSLQPPQPLQPPQPLQPPQPPQPQPPPQPQPPPQPQQPPQPQQPPQPQQPPQPQQPRQPQQPPQPQQPQQPSHWPQHPPPPSLSNPHPQPQQPQQPPQPQQPPQPPQPQQPQQPPQPQQSQQLPQPQQHPQPPQPLQSPQPPQTRQPPQPQQPPQPLQSPQPQQPPQPQQPPQPQQPPQTRHPPQPQQPPQPLQPPQPQQPPHPQQPPQPQQPPQTQQPPHPQQPPQPQQLPQPQQPPQPQQPPQPQQPPQPQQHPQPQQPPQPQQPQQQPQPHQPQQPQQPPQPPQPLQSPQPQQPPQPPQPLQSPQPQQPPQPQQQPQSHQPQQSQQPSC encoded by the exons ATGAGATTTGGAGATCTGGTGAGCCAGCCCCTGGGGTTACTGGCTGCG GCTGCCTCAGCCACCACCCCAGCCTCGGCAACCTCCTCAGCCTCAGCAACCTCCCCAGCCTCTGCAACCTCCCCAGTCTCTGCAACCCCCCCAGCCTCAGCAACCTCCCAGTCTCTGCAACCTCCCCAGCCTCTGCAACCTCCCCAGCCTCTGCAACCTCCCCAGCCTCCGCAACCTCAGCCACCACCCCAGCCTCAGCCACCACCTCAGCCTCAGCAACCCCCCCAGCCTCAGCAACCTCCCCAGCCTCAGCAACCTCCCCAGCCTCAGCAACCTCGCCAGCCTCAGCAACCGCCCCAGCCTCAGCAACCTCAGCAGCCTTCAC ACTGG cctcagcacccccccccccccagcctcagCAACCCCCACCCCCAGCCTCAGCAACCTCAGCAACCTCCCCAGCCTCAGCAACCTCCCCAGCCTCCCCAGCCTCAGCAACCTCAACAGCCTCCCCAGCCTCAGCAATCTCAACAACTTCCCCAGCCTCAGCAACATCCCCAGCCCCCCCAGCCTCTGCAGTCTCCCCAGCCTCCCCAGACTAGGCAACCTCCCCAGCCTCAGCAACCTCCTCAGCCTCTGCAATCTCCTCAGCCTCAGCAACCTCCTCAGCCTCAGCAACCTCCTCAGCCTCAGCAACCTCCCCAGACTAGGCATCCTCCCCAGCCTCAGCAACCTCCTCAGCCTCTGCAACCTCCTCAGCCTCAGCAACCTCCCCATCCTCAGCAACCTCCCCAGCCTCAGCAACCTCCCCAGACTCAGCAACCCCCCCATCCTCAGCAACCCCCCCAGCCTCAGCAACTGCCCCAGCCTCAGCAACCACCCCAGCCTCAGCAACCCCCCCAGCCTCAGCAACCCCCCCAGCCTCAGCAACACCCCCAGCCTCAGCAACCGCCCCAGCCTCAGCAACCTCAGCAACAAccccagcctcaccagcctcAGCAACCTCAGCAACCTCCCCAGCCCCCCCAGCCTCTGCAGTCTCCCCAGCCTCAGCAACCTCCCCAGCCCCCCCAGCCTCTGCAGTCTCCCCAGCCTCAGCAACCCCCCCAGCCTCAGCAACAACCCCAGTCTCACCAGCCTCAGCAATCTCAGCAGCCTTCATGTTAA